Proteins encoded within one genomic window of Candidatus Obscuribacter sp.:
- a CDS encoding DEAD/DEAH box helicase, protein MNTFSELGLSELLVSTLDKIGFTTPTEVQVETLPVALAGRDLIVSAETGSGKTAAYALPILERLKDKEPVRKEGAQAEAPKPDKKSRSRQRFRRWGNEDQFEAPKTSALVVVPTRELALQVKEQFLKLNPNKSLKVLVLYGGADFLGQSHALKRGADIIIATPGRLIDFLMRGACVLNDVNMVVLDEADRLLDLGFTIQINQILDYLPVERQTVVFSATIDKRVNAVASAYLKNPHTIKINTGRIEPSTIEQHIHYLKEREKEAKLLELIQASDSGSVLVFTRTKIKATMLAERMKEMNIGVEEIHGDIRQRHRERTLQRYRNGEFQVLVATDVAARGLDVPSINQVINYDLPQSASDYVHRIGRTGRAGRSGVAHSFVSDDQRYLLSEIEKVVGRTLGDGRPTRSAGGGKARSGGGGGHRGGGGYGRSGGSSSGGGGGWGRSDFNRGERSSSSGGSWGRAKSAEGGAERGTGDREPRTPYGDSDKYVVKKNYDEPRNGERNFYGDKPSYGDRPAYGGGEGRPNRDRFVSRGDRPAYGGDRPEGEGRPARERFARPSGDRPAYGADKPASGGKPAYGDRPAYGDRPAYGERAAGGDRPRYGKPAFAKAKAGGGGGGGYGAKHSGPKPAQKRRFD, encoded by the coding sequence TTGAATACATTTTCCGAGCTCGGTCTGTCCGAGCTTCTCGTATCGACGCTTGATAAAATCGGTTTCACAACTCCCACCGAAGTCCAGGTCGAAACATTGCCAGTGGCATTAGCTGGTCGTGATTTGATTGTTTCAGCCGAAACAGGCTCAGGTAAAACTGCTGCTTATGCTCTGCCTATCCTTGAGAGACTCAAAGACAAAGAGCCAGTACGCAAGGAGGGCGCTCAAGCCGAAGCCCCCAAACCAGACAAAAAATCTCGCTCACGTCAGAGATTTCGCCGCTGGGGCAATGAAGATCAATTTGAAGCACCAAAGACCAGCGCACTGGTAGTGGTGCCCACCCGCGAACTGGCATTGCAAGTTAAAGAACAATTTTTAAAGCTTAATCCTAATAAGTCACTCAAAGTCCTCGTGCTTTACGGCGGTGCCGATTTCCTCGGTCAATCACACGCCCTCAAGCGCGGTGCCGACATCATCATCGCTACTCCCGGACGTCTCATTGACTTCCTTATGAGAGGCGCTTGCGTCCTCAATGACGTCAATATGGTTGTACTGGATGAAGCTGACCGTCTCCTGGATTTGGGCTTTACAATACAAATCAATCAAATTCTCGACTACCTACCTGTCGAAAGACAGACTGTGGTTTTTAGTGCCACTATCGACAAACGTGTTAACGCTGTCGCCAGTGCTTATCTCAAAAACCCCCACACAATCAAAATCAATACTGGACGTATCGAACCCTCGACCATCGAGCAACACATCCACTATCTCAAAGAAAGAGAAAAAGAAGCCAAGCTGCTCGAACTAATCCAGGCATCTGACTCAGGCTCTGTGCTGGTCTTTACCCGCACCAAAATCAAAGCAACAATGCTTGCCGAGCGCATGAAAGAAATGAATATCGGCGTGGAAGAAATCCACGGTGATATCAGACAGCGTCATAGAGAGCGCACATTGCAGCGTTATCGCAATGGTGAGTTTCAGGTGCTTGTGGCTACTGACGTAGCGGCTCGCGGACTGGATGTGCCCTCAATCAATCAGGTCATCAACTACGACTTACCGCAATCAGCCTCTGACTATGTGCACCGTATCGGTCGTACTGGCCGGGCTGGACGTAGCGGTGTAGCACACTCTTTTGTCTCAGATGATCAACGCTATCTACTCAGTGAAATCGAAAAAGTAGTCGGCCGCACCCTCGGTGATGGTCGTCCTACTCGCTCTGCCGGCGGTGGCAAAGCCCGCTCCGGTGGTGGTGGTGGTCACAGAGGCGGCGGTGGATATGGCCGCTCCGGCGGATCATCATCTGGCGGCGGAGGTGGCTGGGGTCGCTCCGATTTTAATCGTGGCGAACGCTCATCCTCTAGCGGCGGTAGCTGGGGTCGTGCGAAGTCTGCCGAAGGCGGAGCTGAACGCGGTACTGGCGACAGAGAGCCACGCACTCCCTATGGTGACAGCGACAAGTATGTAGTTAAGAAAAACTACGACGAACCAAGAAACGGCGAACGTAATTTTTACGGTGACAAGCCATCTTATGGTGATAGACCGGCTTACGGCGGCGGCGAAGGTCGTCCCAACCGTGACCGTTTTGTCAGTCGTGGTGATAGACCAGCTTACGGCGGCGACCGCCCCGAAGGTGAAGGCAGACCGGCTCGTGAGCGTTTTGCCAGACCAAGCGGCGATAGACCAGCTTATGGCGCTGATAAACCAGCCTCTGGTGGCAAACCAGCATATGGCGATAGACCAGCATATGGAGATAGACCTGCTTACGGCGAGAGAGCCGCTGGCGGTGACAGACCCAGATATGGCAAACCAGCCTTTGCAAAAGCCAAAGCAGGCGGCGGTGGTGGTGGTGGCTACGGTGCCAAGCACAGTGGTCCAAAACCAGCTCAAAAGCGTCGTTTTGACTAA
- a CDS encoding DUF3828 domain-containing protein produces MKIFRLLLLSSAAFVVVALIVTQSVKAQAADESAAARAYVKEFYAWYLPPVGKRKDNEPNLYTATANKRFCFSPALSKALKEDEQAAAKNPGEIVGIDFDPFLNAQDVSDSYQPAKVVKKGDVYRVDVFAVNGGKKNARPEVIAEVKKINGRWTFTNFLYGKSSDPRDEDLLSCLKALKADRDKYDLENKNKKH; encoded by the coding sequence GGCACTGATCGTTACCCAGAGCGTCAAAGCTCAAGCTGCCGATGAGAGTGCCGCTGCCAGAGCCTATGTCAAAGAGTTTTATGCCTGGTACCTGCCGCCCGTTGGCAAGCGCAAAGACAACGAGCCCAACCTTTATACCGCTACCGCCAATAAGCGTTTTTGTTTTAGCCCCGCTCTCAGTAAAGCGCTCAAAGAAGATGAGCAAGCCGCCGCCAAAAATCCAGGAGAGATTGTTGGCATTGACTTTGACCCATTTTTGAATGCTCAGGACGTCTCTGATAGCTATCAGCCAGCCAAGGTCGTCAAAAAAGGTGATGTTTATCGAGTGGATGTGTTTGCGGTGAACGGTGGCAAAAAAAATGCCAGACCAGAGGTCATTGCCGAAGTGAAAAAAATAAACGGCAGATGGACTTTTACCAATTTTTTGTATGGCAAAAGTAGCGACCCAAGAGATGAAGACTTGCTTAGCTGTCTTAAAGCACTCAAAGCCGACAGAGACAAATACGACCTGGAAAACAAAAATAAGAAGCACTAA